From a single Trachemys scripta elegans isolate TJP31775 chromosome 17, CAS_Tse_1.0, whole genome shotgun sequence genomic region:
- the LOC117889328 gene encoding lipocalin-15-like — MQRSGTVVKMTAMLLSLMLALLGVFQARAEVPVQPDFDAAKFSGMWHIMVAVSNCPIFQSMKDLMKTSAAVITVTPEDNLHFKIGYPFPDGCKKIELVFEKTGQLGHYTNSQMGKNDLRVMETDYTHYAIVYTFKDSDGKSSTTLQLYSRVQEVDSEVMKRFKELYPPMGLTDNMLVVLPKSDECAKALSG; from the exons ATGCAGAGAAGTGGGACAGTCGTGAAGATGACGGCCATGCTGCTGAGCCTTATGCTGGCTCTGCTCGGTGTGTTCCAGGCCCGGGCTGAGGTCCCCGTGCAGCCAGACTTCGATGCTGCCAAG TTCTCAGGGATGTGGCACATCATGGTAGCGGTGTCGAACTGCCCAATCTTCCAGAGCATGAAGGACTTGATGAAGACATCTGCAGCCGTCATTACCGTCACACCAGAGGACAATCTGCATTTCAAAATTGGCTACCCCTT CCCAGACGGATGTAAAAAAATTGAGCTGGTCTTTGAGAAGACTGGGCAGCTGGGTCACTACACCAATTCGC AGATGGGCAAGAATGACCTGCGCGTGATGGAGACGGACTACACTCACTATGCCATCGTGTACACCTTCAAGGACAGTGACGGGAAGAGCAGCACCACCCTGCAGCTCTACA GTAGAGTCCAGGAGGTGGACTCTGAGGTCATGAAGAGATTCAAGGAGCTCTACCCACCCATGGGCCTCACCGATAACATGCTGGTCGTCCTCCCAAAGTCAG ATGAATGTGCCAAGGCCCTCAG CGGTTAA
- the LOC117867186 gene encoding lipocalin-like (The sequence of the model RefSeq protein was modified relative to this genomic sequence to represent the inferred CDS: added 26 bases not found in genome assembly) codes for MQATLLSLLGLALFGALHGQEEVTVQPDFQQEKFTGKWYSIGLASNSKWFMEKKQVLKMCTTVVTTAADGNLNVTSTYPKFDRCEKRNSLFSKTEQPGRFSYTSPRWGSRHDIRVVETNYDEYALLYTKKFKGTDTSTMVTLYGRTTELDPKLQEMFTRFSLAQGLPEDAILLLPKTDKCMTDAA; via the exons ATGCAGGCCACGCTGCTCAGCCTCCTGGGGCTAGCCCTGTTTGGTGCTCTCCATGGGCAGGAGGAAGTCACCGTACAACCCGACTTTCAGCAGGAGAAG TTCACAGGGAAGTGGTATAGCATCGGCCTGGCCTCCAACTCCAAGTGGTTCATGGAGAAGAAGCAGGTGCTGAAGATGTGCACCACAGTCGTCACGACCGCAGCAGATGGGAACCTGAATGTCACCTCCACCTACCCCAA GTTTGATCGGTGCGAGAAGAGGAACAGCCTTTTCAGCAAGACAGAGCAGCCAGGCCGATTCAGCTATACCAGCCCAC gctggggcAGCCGGCACGACATCCGTGTGGTGGAGACCAATTACGACGAGTACGCCCTACTGTACACCAAGAAGTTCAAGGGCACCGACACCTCCACCATGGTGACTCTGTACG gcagAACTACGGAGCTGGACCCCAAACTACAGGAGATGTTCACCCGGTTCTCCTTGGCGCAGGGGCTCCCAGAGGACGCTATTCTCCTGCTGCCAAAAACTG